The following is a genomic window from uncultured Draconibacterium sp..
GTCCCTCTTCTCTAGTATATTTGTCAGCTTTGTTATCGGCTTTCAGACTATCGTAGAGTAAGGCCGAATCTGCCCCCGAAATAAACGATACTCCTATGCCTAGTACAATCTCAGCGGCAACAAAAGCCCAGAATTCATAGGAAAAACTGTAAATAAGAAACCCAAGGCTTCCTAAAATGCTTCCAAGAATAAGCGTTTTTTTACGTCCCCAAACATCGGCCATCCACCCCGAGGGGATTTCCATAATAACCACTGCAACCGAATAAATGGCTTTTAGCACAAATAATTCGTACGATCCCAATCCGTTACTTTTATAAAAAAGCAACATAATGGGCATTACCATATTAAACCATTTCGAGATTTTTATCAGGTAAAGGCGCGGTATATTCCTACTAAAATTTGCCATCTGGTCGGGTGCAAAAATAGTGTTTACTTTTTACTCCCGGTTATTTTGTGTACGTTGTTGTAGTTTTTCAGATTAAATGTAAAATAGCTTTTAAATTGATAGCGGATTTATATTTTTGCTTTCACAGACAGAATGATTTAGAAGTATTAACAGCACAAGAAATTGTGTAAGGGAGACTGTGCATAAAAATACCTTATATGTTGATTGTATGGTTTTTCAAAAAAATATGACATGAAACTTACAATACCACAAGGCTATCAGTCGGTTTTAAATGTGCCACAAACCGAGCAGGCAATTAAATTAATTAAAGATTTCTTTCAGGAGAACCTCGCAGCAGAATTACGTTTGCGCAGGGTAACCGCGCCGTTGTTTGTAAAACAGGGAACGGGAATAAACGACGATTTGAATGGAATTGAGCGTCCGGTGTCGTTTCCGATGAAAGACCTGAATGAAGAACGGGCAGAAATCGTGCAATCGCTTGCCAAGTGGAAACGTATGGCACTGGCCGACCTGAAAATCGAAGAAGGTTTCGGACTTTACACTGATATGAACGCCATCCGCCCAGATGAAGAACTGACAAACATTCACTCACTGTATGTCGATCAGTGGGATTGGGAGCGTGTTATCGCACGCGAACAGCGTAATCTTGATTTCTTAAAATCGGTGGTGCGAAAAATATATTCGGCCCTTGTTCGTACTGAGTTTTTGCTATGTGAAGCCTTTCCTGCAATTAAAGCAGAATTACCAGAAGAGATTACTTTTATCCATACCGAGGAGTTAGCGGCAAAATATCCGGATTTAACGCCTTTTGAACGCGAAACAAAAGAAGCCAAAAAACACGGCGCTATTTTCGTTATAGGTATTGGCGGCGAAATGCCAAACGGAGAGATTCATGACGGTAGAGCACCTGACTACGACGACTGGAATACCAAAACAGTAAATGGTTTTAAAGGGCTGAATGGCGATATTATACTTTGGAATAATGTTCTGAACAGAGCTTTCGAAATTTCATCGATGGGTATTCGTGTTGACAAAGCAGCATTGCTCGAGCAACTAAAAATACGTA
Proteins encoded in this region:
- the asnA gene encoding aspartate--ammonia ligase, with amino-acid sequence MKLTIPQGYQSVLNVPQTEQAIKLIKDFFQENLAAELRLRRVTAPLFVKQGTGINDDLNGIERPVSFPMKDLNEERAEIVQSLAKWKRMALADLKIEEGFGLYTDMNAIRPDEELTNIHSLYVDQWDWERVIAREQRNLDFLKSVVRKIYSALVRTEFLLCEAFPAIKAELPEEITFIHTEELAAKYPDLTPFERETKEAKKHGAIFVIGIGGEMPNGEIHDGRAPDYDDWNTKTVNGFKGLNGDIILWNNVLNRAFEISSMGIRVDKAALLEQLKIRNAEERKEMLWHQKLLNGELPLTIGGGIGQSRLCMYFLRKAHIGEIQSSIWPDAMKEQCKAAGINLL